DNA from Lates calcarifer isolate ASB-BC8 linkage group LG14, TLL_Latcal_v3, whole genome shotgun sequence:
aataaacacaaaaccagTTGAAAATCTCATCTTTTTTTACCCcgtaaagaagaagaaaaatgccTCTAAACACCTACTTCcttattattattgtgctgTAGCATGTGATTCTGACGTTTCAGTACGGAAGCCCAGAGTGACCAAAgtagttaaaaaacaaaaccggCGGTGACCTTTACGCCGGAAACAATCATTGTAAACACTGTGCACCTTTGGAGGTGAAAGCGTAtcctcacatataaaacaaaaatgtcgAAAAACGTGAGAATTGCATTAGTATTTGGAGGTTTTATAACGGCTGTTGCCGCTGCGTTTTACCCCATATTTTTCTACCCGCTCACGCATAAAGACGAGTACAGTAAGTAGCTTAAAGCTTTCATTTAGTCTCAGTTACTCTATCAGTCTGTTAACAATGCCCAGCCTACTGTCATTTGATATATTGCTGCGTATGTAGACTTGAGCATTGTGCTAATAATTAGTCCGTGCTGCTTTACTTGGCAAAGACAAATTAAGCTAGTTGTTTAAGCTAGGAGACTTTGGCTAACACGTTGTTAAGCGTTGGCACATTTCTTAGTTAACTAGCGTCTGTTTAATGAGACTTTCTCAGTCTTTTCGCATTAATTTTGAAAGATGATGTGGTTTTTATATTCAAGGAAAGCTCTTCACGAATTATACGTTTTAAAAAGGTACACCAACTGTTTGCTAAATGTGGCCAAAGTTAAAAGTAGTGTCCACCTCGCACACCGAGAGGTTTCCTCTCCACTCTTCCGAAACCATAAATATGCAGTAAAACTATCtaagacaaagataaaaaatGATGCCAGGAAAATACATTAAACTAAATAGTTGTGGTTTCAGCATATGTCTAGCCATTTCTGGCCAGCACAGATGGAAAGCTACAGTCCAGGACCTACAGTAAAATTGTGGATAAACATCTTCTAGTGTTACtgacagtgcagacaaaagagAACAATAAAGGCTGACACTAACCAGCTGCAATGTGAAAATCACTCTGTTTATGACATTGAGTGTGACCGCAAAAGTCCTTTACTAAATGTACTgtgctgttttctctttgcCAGGACAAGTCCAGAAGATAAACCGGGCAGGAATCAACCAGGCAGATGTTCAGCCCGTGGGTAAGAGGACGTAGTATATTTGAACAGGGAGctgatttttgtttctgtagtatatttacagttcatttatttatgtctATCTACATGACAGGTATATTATGTACTTTATGAAGGTAACGTAGGCTGAAACGTCCTAAATGAACGTACTAGCAATAAGCAAGACAGTGTGCTGGGCTTTTGCAATCTGTCAGTATGTATTGGACTTTCTAACTGACTGATATTAAAGGTGCAATATGTAAGTGTTTGCTATCGTTACATTGAAAGCAATGGcgttaacaactgtttacttattAGTCCAAAGGAAATGTTGCAGGTtaaacatcaaacttcatttctttattcACCAAGAGCTTcaagtggtggaaagcaacaccaatatCAACTCTCGTTTTGCTTCGATTCCTaacacttt
Protein-coding regions in this window:
- the smim20 gene encoding small integral membrane protein 20 isoform X2, whose protein sequence is MSKNVRIALVFGGFITAVAAAFYPIFFYPLTHKDEYRQVQKINRAGINQADVQPVVQHERMKK
- the smim20 gene encoding small integral membrane protein 20 isoform X1, encoding MSKNVRIALVFGGFITAVAAAFYPIFFYPLTHKDEYRQVQKINRAGINQADVQPVGVKIWSDPFKSTGK